CTTTGCAACAGGTCTTGCAGTTATCTGTGTCACGATGATAAACAGTACACGAAAGCACAAACAAAACAATCTAATAGTAAAACAGCACCTAAAACCAATGATGGTCTTTGGTTTTGTAGGTGCCATTCTGGGTGCAGTCATATCTCAATACATAGATGTTGAGGTTTTAAAGATTTTGTTTGGTGTAATATGTATAGTATCAACAGTATTTTTAGTTTTAATAAAATCTCCTACCTCTTTAGATAATATTAAAACTGATGCAGGATTATTTTACTCTATTGCATTTGCATGTGGTCTTGCAAGCGGATTGATAGGTCCCGCAGGAGGAGCATTTATCATACCGATTTTTGTGGCATACTTGAGATATCCAATAACAAATACTATCGGAACAACTTCAGCATTAAGCATCGCAACCACACTTGCAGGGGTAATCTGTTATATTGTTTTAGGTTGGGGTGTTCAAGGATTGCCGGATTTTTCATTAGGTTATGTCAACTTGCTTCAATTCGTATTTTTAACAATAACCAGCATTATTGTATCTGGATATGCTGCTAACCTATCTAAAAAAATCAATCCTACAAAATTAAAAGCGCTGCAGGTAATCGTAATATCATATATTGGCCTTCAAATGATGGGGGTATTCGACATAATATTAAGCATAATATAATTTTGATTTGTATGTATAATGTATGGAAAAATTGTATTGGTTGTGGGGAATGTGCAAAGGCATGTGATTTTAATCTGATTCAAACATTTGATGATTATATTCTGATGGATATTGAAAAGTGCAGGCATTGCTCAAAATGTGTAGAAACTTGTCAAAACAATGTTTTTACAAAATCAGTTATTTTTAAACACTTTTTATATCTATTATATTATAAGATTAAAAAATCTTAGGATAATTGAAAAATTGATGAGTATTTCATAACAGTTAAGATTTTTATATAGGTTAATGGTTTGTATGTCCAATTTTTGTAAGGCATTTGACAAGTTATATTTGTTTGTTAAATGTGGAAACAAAATTCACTAAAAAGTAGTAGATAATTTAAAGTGTGTTACGCCAATGCCAACATGAAGCTGGTCAAAAAGAATCAAAAGTTGCATAATCCAGATTCACCATTGCT
This sequence is a window from uncultured Methanobrevibacter sp.. Protein-coding genes within it:
- a CDS encoding 4Fe-4S binding protein gives rise to the protein MYNVWKNCIGCGECAKACDFNLIQTFDDYILMDIEKCRHCSKCVETCQNNVFTKSVIFKHFLYLLYYKIKKS
- a CDS encoding sulfite exporter TauE/SafE family protein, with the translated sequence MDLLFYVVLLLIGGCFAGFMAGLLGIGGGIVITPIQYYLLTSIGCDPKTSLTVTFATGLAVICVTMINSTRKHKQNNLIVKQHLKPMMVFGFVGAILGAVISQYIDVEVLKILFGVICIVSTVFLVLIKSPTSLDNIKTDAGLFYSIAFACGLASGLIGPAGGAFIIPIFVAYLRYPITNTIGTTSALSIATTLAGVICYIVLGWGVQGLPDFSLGYVNLLQFVFLTITSIIVSGYAANLSKKINPTKLKALQVIVISYIGLQMMGVFDIILSII